In the Halococcus salsus genome, CGCACTCTCGCCATCGATGCCCGTCTTCCTCGCCCTTACACTCCTTTTGGGCGGTGTTGCAGGGCTGCACTATAGCGTTGCGACAACGTTTCTCACCCGGAAATTGAATAATATCGGCACTGCGATCGGTCTCCATAATTCCGGGGCTCCACTGGCTGGATTGGTAGCCCCCATTGCAGCGGCGGCTGTGAGTCAGTGGTTTGGCTGGCGAGTAGCGATCGCCCTCGGGGCTATGGCTGCCTTCCCAGTATTCGTTCTCTTTCAATGGAAAGTGCGGCCAACCGAACCCGCACGTCCTACAGAGCCGATGGGCGACCGATTCGCACTGAGACCGGTTATCGAATTGCTCTCCCGGCGAAAGATCGCGTTCACTGCTCTCCTGGCATTTCTGTTTGAGTTTATTTGGCAGGCGACGGCGTCGTTCCTCCCGACGTTTCTTATCGCGTATCACGGTTACTCAGTGACCTTCGCTAGTACGCTATTTTCGGCATATTTCGTCATACAGGGGCTCACACAACCCGGGATTGGGTCGCTATCGGATCGGTACGGTCGCGAGGAGATTGGAGGCCTATGTGCAATCTTCGGGATCGGCGGGTTCAGCCTGCTCCTCATCGGATCACAATTGGCAGTACTTCTCTTCGGGATTATTCTCGTCGGTGTCTCAATGGGCTGGGGTGCAGCGCTCTTGCCACGCTTCGTGGACAATCTTTCAAGTGCTGAACGGGGTGCTGGATTCGGGCTCGTGCGAACAACCTACATGATGATGAGTGCAACCGGGAGCGTCGTGGTGGGAACGATCGCGGATACTGCTGGTTGGGGAGTCGCTTTCGGGACGTTTCTCGTGTTTCTCACAGTCATATGTCTGCTACTTGTGACCAACCGCATACTCGAGCTCGATTTCTAAAAAATTGTTAGATCACTTGCCCAGTTGCTTAACCTGAAGTCGGATACCGAGCAAAGAGTTCTGTGATACGAACTTCAGCGACAGGCATCTCTGCGAGACTTGCAGTAAGAAGTCGTAGGTACACTGATGAACAGCGCCTTCATCAAGCTAGCTCTAGTCGAAGTCTCAGATTGTTTGATAGAGGTGTTTAGCTGCCTTCCATCGGAAATACATCGTTCCTACCGCGCCGTTACTTGAACGATGGGAGGACCTCCTCGCCGATTCGGTCCATTCTGTCGACCATCTCCTCGTACTCCATTCCCTTGTAGTTGAATCGGAGAAGCAGATGGTCGACACCGATCAGTTCACGGTACTCGTTTATTTCATCGATGCACTGCTGCGGTGTACCGAAGATAACTCGATCCTCCGCATACTCTTCAAATTTGTCGATGTTGTAATTGGTGAAGAACTGGTGCCCACGGCCTTCATAGACACTGTACTTGTCGTGCAAGTGTTCTTTCGCTGTTCGCAGTGCTTCCTCTCGAGTATCTTCGACGATGATATCCCTGAGGAGAGGCCTAGTAGCCGCGGGTTCCGAGAGGTTGTCCTCGTACACCGCGTTCTTCTCTTCAAGGGCCGTCTTGTTCGCTACTGCACCTGGTATCCAGGCATCGGCCCGTTTCGCGGCCTGTGAGAGGAGATACTCGCCCCAGACACCGAGCCAGATATCCGGTCGTGGCTCTTGGATTGGTGTCGGAGCAATACTGTAGTCCTCCATAGAGAAATGTTTGCCATCGAAAGTTGTTGGTTCACCGCTCCACAGCTTTTTCAGTAGAATGATGTTCTCGATGGTTCGCCCGATCCGGTCGTCTTTCGAGACGCCCATAGCGTCGAACTCAATCGGGTCGTACCCGAGTCCCAGCCCACAGATGAATCGGCCGTCGCTGATCACGTCCAGCATCGAGCACGCATTCGCGAGCCACGCCGGGTTGTAGAAGGGAGCGATAATGATGTTGCTCCCTAGTTTTATTGTCGATGTTCGAGATGCGACGGCCGCGAGATTAAGCATCGATGCGGACCACCACTGATCGTCCGGCGTGTAGTGTTCCGCAAACCACACTGAATCGAAGCCGTCTTCTTCAGCCTGCACGACCTGATCCAGAGTCCGATCGAAGTTGTTCCCTCCCTCAATCGGTCGAATGCCAAATTCCACCCTCCTAGCCCCCTTTCTGCCACTTATCAAGCTCCTCACGGAGCTCTTCCTTTTCTTGGTCGGTGATGGTGGGTTGCGGTCGACGAACCGTTGCGTTGTCGATGATGCCCTGCTCTTTCAACCCATACTTGATGCGAGAGGTGGCTTGCACTATCGGTCGCCGGAAGAGAAGTTCCTTCAGTTCGAGCAGTTCTTCTTGTTTTTCGAGCGCATCGTTGTATCGGTTCTCGCGTGTCAGTTCATACATTTCAACCCACTCCTCCGGGAATATGTTAGCAACACCAACCAGCGCCCCGTCGATGCCGAGCATGAACGACTGAGCGAGGAATCGATCGTTTCCGGAGAGGATACTGATATCGCCGCCACTGCTTTTCAGCGTGTGGACCACGTCGGTAAACAGCTTCACGTTGAAGCTCGCTTCCTTGATTGCGATCACCGAGTCGAGCTGTGATATTCGGGCGAGAGTGTCCGGCTGATACCAGTACGATTCGATGGGTACCTGAAACAGCACGAGCGGTATATCAGTCCGCCCATCAAGTTGCTCAAAGAAGTTGTACCGCATCTCCGGTGATGGTTCACCCCATGCGAATAGTAGCGGTGGGATGATCATCACTGCATCGATACCAGTGGTCGCTGCTTCATTGATCTTCGAGATAGCGTCCTTTGTCGACTGTGGGGCGACAGTACCGACCAGCGGAACGGACTCGTCGACCTCTTCCGAAGCTATCTCGAAAACACGCTTCTTCTCTTCGAAACTGAGCACCGGTCCCTCACCGACGCGCGTGCACGCTATCAGCCCGCCGATGTCCTCCGTTGCGCTCAACGAACTGACCAGATTGCGCAGGCTATCTTCATCGATCTCTTCGTCTTCGGTCAGCGGTGTGACGTGGGGGACGAACACCCCGTCCATCTCGTTGTTTACCATCATTTGTGAGTTGCCGTGGTTTCGCTTGCCGCCCCATCGAGGGTCGTTTCATCGACCGATGGGTTCTCGGCACCGATCGCAGGATGCGACGCAGGCATACACTTTGCTGTATCGCAATCCGTGACTCTACGTATAGACTCATTCATCTTAAATTCTCCCCTATGAGTGAGGAGACATTTTCGGTCAAGGCCGTAGAAACGACGTTGGGTTGTGAGCTATCAATCGTCATTCTCATCTGACGAACATTATAATACTAAAGTAGGATCGGTATCGAACCCTATACGAGTCAGAGGGTGTGTAGCGCCTCTACCGCTGCAGTCACTAGTTTTCTGTATTTTTCCGACTCAACATCGTAACACCACTACCGTTGTTACGAGAGCGCTCAAAACCGAAAATCGTGTTCAATGACGGCGGGCTCACTCTCGTCGTCCGGTCAGATGACCCACCCCTTTCAGCAGAGGGGAATTTTATATACCTACTCTTTGAATAGCTACTATGGGCGAAGACACGCGAACACTACAAACGGTTGAGCGAACTATCGACATCATATCGTATCTGGAGGAGATGAACGGCGCTCGGGTCACCGAGATCGCCGAGAGATACAGCGTGGCTGCGAGTAGTGTGCACGCTCATCTCACGACGCTGAGAAACAATGGCTACGTGGTCAAACAGGGGGACGAGTATCAGTTGAGCCTTCAATTCCTCAAGGTCGGGAAATATACACAACAACGTACGGAGGCACGAAGGCTTGCTGATAAGTATACGAGGAAGCTCTGTGACGAAACCGGCTATCGTGCCATTTTCCTCGTGGAAGAACATGGCCTTGGCGTCTTTTTGTATATGTATCCAGGGGAACATAATGCGTGGACACACAACTCTCCCGGCCAGCAGTCACCGCTCCACACGCTCGCGGCCGGAAAGGCGATCCTGGCGCACTATCCTGAGTCGAGGGTCAGAGAAATATTAGAAGAGAAGGGGATGCATCGGAAGACAACGAACACAATAACCGATATCGAAGTCTTCCTCAATGACCTAGAGCGCGTTCGCGAGCGCGGGTACGCCGTGAACGACAACGAGAACGTCGACGGGATCAGGGCTATCGCTGTCTCCGCTCAGGGGCCAGCCAATGAGTTAATCGGATCGTTCGGAATCTCCGGCCCAACTGGTTCGATGACCGAGGAGAGCTTTCACGACGACCTCCCACGTAAACTCAGAGAGATAACCGATGAATTCGAACTCGAACTGACGCTATAGCGAGTCTCGCATGTGGTACCCCTTCGGTAGTCATTGTACCCGAAAAGAGGTCCGAGTTGTCGTTGGTCCGTCCCGCTATCTGAACTTCACACCCAAGTCGTGCAGGTCACTGTTGTTCATCGATAGGTTGATCAGGAGCGGCGTCAGACTCTCTACCTCCCTACTGTTCGCAAGCGCACCAGCGTCACACGTTCCGAGTCCTTCAATCCCCTCCAATAGGGCTGTCACTTTCTGCTTTGACTCGTCGTCGTCCCCAGTTACGACCACGTCGAGGTCAAGATCGCGATCAAGATCGGTGAGGGCTCCTGCCGCTAGGTTCTGGAAGGCACCCACTACAGGAACCTGGTCCGGGAGAACGTCCGAGATCTCCTCGGCAACGCTACCGACTTCCGAGGACTGGTAATGAAAACCAGTCTCGTTACGCGACATCCTCACACAAGGACTGACCACAACTGTGTCGTCTTTGAGATCGGACCGGACCGCTTGAACGGTGTCTAGCACGTACCTGGGTGGAACACAGACGATGACGAAATCTCCCTCACTGGCTGCCGTCTCGTTGCTCGCTCCGACAATGCGTGAGTCGTCAGCGTTCGGAGCGAGGGTGTTCCTGTAGCTGGCCGCAGCATCCTCGGCCTTCTCCCGCCGACGGGAGCCGATGACGACATCGTGACTGGTGTCACGTGCGATCCGGAGTCCGATACCCTCTCCTATGTCACCGCTACCGCCGAGCAGAGCGATTTGCACACTGCTACGTGAAAACCCACTCTAAAGTATGTATTGGTTCCTCGAAGACACGGTCGGACTGATTCCGGAGGCCTCCGCACGTGCTTCTCGTTATGACGAGTAGCACCACGGACTACTAGAAACACAGCAAAGACCAATAACTTTATTATACGTCAATGATATCGGTGACCGTGACAAGACAAGCCACCGATCGGGATAGTGAATACTGTTGGATCGGCCGGTGGAGCACACGGAGCACGATAACATTGACAACGGATAACGAACGAGCGGGCGACATCCGCGGACGACGAAGACGAAGGCAGGACCGAGCGACACAGACGACAACTCATCGGGGACAGTGAGACGATGTCATCAGAACCAACGACCATAACGGAAATCAGCCTCCCGGAGGTAAGCGAAGCGATCAAGAGAATAGGCCCAGCGTTCATCCTCGGAGCATTGACTATCGGTCCCGGGGCGCTCGTCGTTTCCAGCGTGACCGGTGCGCAGTTCGGATACGGGCTTCTCTGGGTGCTCGTGGGGGCGGTCCTGTTCTCGATGATATTCCTGGATATGTCCGCCAGAGTGGGGATCCTCTCGGATAAGTCATTCTGGGGGCTAGTGGAGGAACGATTTGGACGTCCCGCTGCCGTCGTCGGAGCTATCATGGGCGTAATGACAACGATCGGATATGAAACCGGTAATATCGTGGGCGTCGCACTGGGAATGAGGGCAATATTCGGCGGTGACATCGTGCTCTGGGGCACAGTAGCAGCCGCGGCCGCGCTCTTCCTCATCAGTAGACAGGGACTCTACGACAAACTCGAACGGGTGATACTGATACTGATTGGGGTGATGATCATCGGGTTCGTCGGAACACTCTACTTGGCGGGCTTCTCCCCGACGCAAGCCACCACAGGCCTCGTTCCGTCCTTCGAGAACCAGCGTGCCTTGTTTCTCGGTATGACGTTGTTGTCGACGTCGTTCAGTATGTCAAGCATGGTCTATCAGACCTACCTCACCAAGGAGAAAGGCTACGGGAGATCCGAGTTGGGGCAAGCGGTGTTCGACTCGGTCGCGGCGATGCTCATCATGGGTGTGATACTTTCAAGCGTCCTCATAACGTCCGCTGCAGTCCTGAATCCCGCCGGTATAGTCCCGGCAACGGCGGCCGATATAGCGCTCCAGCTGGAGCCGATCGCCGGAGAGAACGCGAAACTCCTGTTCGGAGTCGCTTTGCTGGCTGCGGCGTTCTCGTCCATCGTCGTGAACGCCATGCGGGGCGGAACGTACTTCGCGGATGGGGTCGCCCAAGTCTCCGACATGGATGACAGGGTTGTGAAGTTGGCCTCTGGCGGCGTGATCGTCATCGCGTGGGCCGCCGCCGTGATCCCGCAGTTGTTTGGCGGGTCCGCAATAGATACTATCATCATCGCTCAGGCGTTTGCCATCATCGTGCTCCCGTACTACGGTGCGTTGCTCCTCTACTTCGCTAACGATGAGGGGCTCTTGGGTGAGTTCGTGAACAACCGGTGGCGGAACGTCGCGGGCGGACTGGCGTATCTGATCAGCGTTGCCATAGCGCTCTCCTCAATAACGTCGTTCATCTGAGCGCGAGCTACACCACACTTCACTCACGCGACTACAGATAGAGTATGTGAAGGACCCTATATCAGCAACGTCATCGAGATTGACGTCAATAATAAAGTCTCACTCTATTCAATTCAAATATGGTCGGGTCCGTTTGTTCTCCACTTTTCCTGTGTTCAATGTGTCTTTTAGTTTGGAACTCTTGTTTGGTCTCTCTATCGGGAAATCAATAGTGACTAATATCGACATATACGGGAAAATATATTCTTATTCTGAACTAGTCCATTCTTCTCCAGTAAATTTTCACCAATGAGGCACTCATAGCGTACTCCCGACCTCGGCTTGGGTGGATACGATCCCTGTGCCCTCCCTGCATTGTATAACGAATATCTGTATGCATCAACAGTTGAGATCGCTCAGCTTGATGCTGTTGGTCTACGAGTGGAAACTTCTTACTACACTACGTCGAAATCAGCGATACGGATCCCTGGGAGTGTCGATGGGACCGTCATTCGAATGCACATAACGCACGCCTCCACTTCCATCATCCACCAGCAGGCGAGGAAATCACGGACCTTACCTGGGCCTCTATCTACCCGATCAATGTCATCTCGGCAGTCGTCGGTACGATCGAACAACGAATCGAACAGCAGCGGGCGACTGACGACTAACAGGAATCCATGAGTTCGAAATTCTTAGTTCCGTTACACCCAGCGCTGCTATCTCCCCGCCCTCGGCAGAGATTGACGAAAGCCATGCTCTCCATAGAATGAATAGTGCTCTCGCTCACACCCTTGTTCATGCACGAGGTAGGGCTGATAACTTACAAGACACCAATATATGTGTTCGTTTTAACACGTTCGTACCGACTCTCCCTATCTGCTTCGTCATTTCGTAGAAATTGTTCTCAATAGCAGTTGTTGGTAATACGATTTCTTTATTCAGTGTGAAACGTGTAACGAGTACGCTCCACACATAGTTGCGACGCTAAAACTGAATAAAACTTCGCGCTACCAACTACTGATAGGGAGGAATCCACTTCGACTTGCCTGCCAATACGTTGCCGAAGTTCTACCCCCTGCAGCTACACGATACAGGCGTTTTCGGCTCACAATCAAACAGTGTCGCGCGCTCGGACCCGAGTGCTGTTTGATTCGTAAGGGTGCTCAGTATATCGGTCAGGATGTTTCGTAGATACTCGTTGAGAGTGGGTGGGCAGTTGCTCATCGTCTTGCTCTGCCGGAAGTCCGCTAAGAGAGCAATAGGAAGTAGTGGCCCTCCAAGGACGATGGTCAATGCGACACCAATAGCGAGAGGATGATCTGATGGGAGAAACGCGAATCCGAGCAATATCGCTATCCAGATTGCGAGTCCTTCTCCGATGATCGGTCGCTAGTTCGTGGCTGGCAGACGAGTGTCCGATTGGTTAGTAGTGTGCACTATCTTTAGTCGACCTCTGAATTCGGCGGTAGTCTATGTGTCGGGTTGAGTCTATCATGTTTACGGGAACTTGCGCCATCGTTCGCCTCATTCTCAGCTGAGCGCAGCACTCATCCGGTGGCAGTAGTCTTGCTGCCGTTGATTCACTACGGATTGGGTTTCTATCGTAATTTAGTTCGACGGTTTTCCGCGAAGACTGACGATAGATCGAGCCTCTACCGGACGCTCTCTATCAGGCCATCAGCGTAGTCGTGAACGGCTGCAGGACCACCAGTGAATCGGGCGCTATTGTAGAGCAATAGCTGTGAGACTTGGGGGTTACGACGTGTCGGACGCTAACGTAGCAAGCTGTGTGGACTCACTCTGTTCATAGTTTTAATGGGTACTTGACGACCCATACGTATTCGACAATATAGCTTGGTACTATTGGAGTTATCTCGTTTAGCGAGTAGACTACTAACGAGGAAGTGACTTAGCTGAAACGTGGCTTTATATTATTTATTATCCATGCGAAACCAATTCTTCATTCACTACCGGGGTTTGTCGGACCACTGCAGAGTAACGGGTCGAGTGCCGTTAGCGCTGTCATCTGGCTCATTGGCCTCGTACCATGGTAACTACTCTTACTGGTCAATGGAAGAGCTTGAAGAAAGTAGGGGAACCGGTATTTAGGGTCCTAATTGACTGGTGCTTCCATCGTTTCAGTTTTGATGATGAGCTTGTTGTCGGAGTCAACAACCCCATCAATCGTCCCAGTAATCACGAGATTCGATTTTGGCGTCGGACCGACGGTGATCGAGTCACCTTCGTAGAAGTCCCGTACCGACCCCTGCATTCGAAGCTCGGCGCGGCACCTCTCAGGATGATGGACGCTCATCAAGTTGATCTCTTGGATAACCTGCTCGTCGATGGGTTTACCATTGTGGCTGAGTGGGATGGACACAGGCTCGTCCATTTCCTCGATATCGAGCGTGTTGTAGGCCTCAGCCGTGGGCTTGTAGCCACCCTTCGGCCCTGGAACCCCCTCCACTAACTGGAGAGCTTTCAGGCTCTGCATCTGGTTCCGGATCGTGCCTGCGTTCCGGTCGATCTGCTCGGCGATGGCCTCACCTTTGACAGCGTTCTCGCTCTCCCGGTAGAGGTCGACGAGTTCTTGGAGGATCGTCTTTTGGCTCTCAGTCAGCTCGATCGATGGCATACACAGAATAGTGGGTTACTGTCGGTTAAACTCCATGGGTGAAATCAGATGGTACTCAAATCTCGGAGTCGCGCCTTGATTCTTGAGATAAGAGAAAAGGAGAGAGATCTGCCACTTGATAGCACTTGAGCGAGTATGGCAGGCCAGATTGTTAGGTTTTTGTGTT is a window encoding:
- a CDS encoding LLM class flavin-dependent oxidoreductase is translated as MRSLISGRKGARRVEFGIRPIEGGNNFDRTLDQVVQAEEDGFDSVWFAEHYTPDDQWWSASMLNLAAVASRTSTIKLGSNIIIAPFYNPAWLANACSMLDVISDGRFICGLGLGYDPIEFDAMGVSKDDRIGRTIENIILLKKLWSGEPTTFDGKHFSMEDYSIAPTPIQEPRPDIWLGVWGEYLLSQAAKRADAWIPGAVANKTALEEKNAVYEDNLSEPAATRPLLRDIIVEDTREEALRTAKEHLHDKYSVYEGRGHQFFTNYNIDKFEEYAEDRVIFGTPQQCIDEINEYRELIGVDHLLLRFNYKGMEYEEMVDRMDRIGEEVLPSFK
- a CDS encoding IclR family transcriptional regulator; its protein translation is MGEDTRTLQTVERTIDIISYLEEMNGARVTEIAERYSVAASSVHAHLTTLRNNGYVVKQGDEYQLSLQFLKVGKYTQQRTEARRLADKYTRKLCDETGYRAIFLVEEHGLGVFLYMYPGEHNAWTHNSPGQQSPLHTLAAGKAILAHYPESRVREILEEKGMHRKTTNTITDIEVFLNDLERVRERGYAVNDNENVDGIRAIAVSAQGPANELIGSFGISGPTGSMTEESFHDDLPRKLREITDEFELELTL
- a CDS encoding Nramp family divalent metal transporter: MSSEPTTITEISLPEVSEAIKRIGPAFILGALTIGPGALVVSSVTGAQFGYGLLWVLVGAVLFSMIFLDMSARVGILSDKSFWGLVEERFGRPAAVVGAIMGVMTTIGYETGNIVGVALGMRAIFGGDIVLWGTVAAAAALFLISRQGLYDKLERVILILIGVMIIGFVGTLYLAGFSPTQATTGLVPSFENQRALFLGMTLLSTSFSMSSMVYQTYLTKEKGYGRSELGQAVFDSVAAMLIMGVILSSVLITSAAVLNPAGIVPATAADIALQLEPIAGENAKLLFGVALLAAAFSSIVVNAMRGGTYFADGVAQVSDMDDRVVKLASGGVIVIAWAAAVIPQLFGGSAIDTIIIAQAFAIIVLPYYGALLLYFANDEGLLGEFVNNRWRNVAGGLAYLISVAIALSSITSFI
- a CDS encoding dihydrodipicolinate synthase family protein, producing the protein MVNNEMDGVFVPHVTPLTEDEEIDEDSLRNLVSSLSATEDIGGLIACTRVGEGPVLSFEEKKRVFEIASEEVDESVPLVGTVAPQSTKDAISKINEAATTGIDAVMIIPPLLFAWGEPSPEMRYNFFEQLDGRTDIPLVLFQVPIESYWYQPDTLARISQLDSVIAIKEASFNVKLFTDVVHTLKSSGGDISILSGNDRFLAQSFMLGIDGALVGVANIFPEEWVEMYELTRENRYNDALEKQEELLELKELLFRRPIVQATSRIKYGLKEQGIIDNATVRRPQPTITDQEKEELREELDKWQKGG
- a CDS encoding MFS transporter, which codes for MKRIWDYRVTLVVLCTLAFFATMVARLVISPVVPEIVDTFDSSSSILGLALTGLWMAYAFVQFPSGVLADRYGERRVILAAVGLTTVVSALLALSPSMPVFLALTLLLGGVAGLHYSVATTFLTRKLNNIGTAIGLHNSGAPLAGLVAPIAAAAVSQWFGWRVAIALGAMAAFPVFVLFQWKVRPTEPARPTEPMGDRFALRPVIELLSRRKIAFTALLAFLFEFIWQATASFLPTFLIAYHGYSVTFASTLFSAYFVIQGLTQPGIGSLSDRYGREEIGGLCAIFGIGGFSLLLIGSQLAVLLFGIILVGVSMGWGAALLPRFVDNLSSAERGAGFGLVRTTYMMMSATGSVVVGTIADTAGWGVAFGTFLVFLTVICLLLVTNRILELDF
- the npdG gene encoding NADPH-dependent F420 reductase, which translates into the protein MQIALLGGSGDIGEGIGLRIARDTSHDVVIGSRRREKAEDAAASYRNTLAPNADDSRIVGASNETAASEGDFVIVCVPPRYVLDTVQAVRSDLKDDTVVVSPCVRMSRNETGFHYQSSEVGSVAEEISDVLPDQVPVVGAFQNLAAGALTDLDRDLDLDVVVTGDDDESKQKVTALLEGIEGLGTCDAGALANSREVESLTPLLINLSMNNSDLHDLGVKFR
- a CDS encoding HTH domain-containing protein; this encodes MPSIELTESQKTILQELVDLYRESENAVKGEAIAEQIDRNAGTIRNQMQSLKALQLVEGVPGPKGGYKPTAEAYNTLDIEEMDEPVSIPLSHNGKPIDEQVIQEINLMSVHHPERCRAELRMQGSVRDFYEGDSITVGPTPKSNLVITGTIDGVVDSDNKLIIKTETMEAPVN